Genomic DNA from Providencia sp. PROV188:
AGTGGACATGTCCCGCTATATGAATCGAATTTTAGAAATCAACCCAGAACAGGGATGGGTAAAAGTTGAAGCTGGCGTGATTAAAGACCAACTCAACCAATTTCTAAAACCGTATGGCTATTTTTTCTCTCCGGAGCTATCCACAAGTAACCGTGCGACATTGGGCGGGATGATCAACACAGATGCTTCTGGACAGGGATCATTAGTGTATGGCAAAACGTCAGACCATGTTTTAGGGGTTAAAGCGATGGTTTTGGGTGGCGCTTGCCTTGATACTCGCGCTATGCCTATCGAACTCGCCCAAACGATTGCGTTAGAGGATTCAGTCGAAGGGCGTATCTATAAAACTGTACTTGAACGCTGCTTAGAGCAACGTCCGTTAATTGAAGAAAAATTTCCAAAACTAAACCGATTTTTAACGGGCTATGACTTACGCCATGTTTTTAATGATGACCTTACTCAGTTTGATTTAACGCGAATTTTAACAGGGTCTGAAGGCTCGCTGGCGTTTATTACGGAAGCCACGTTGGATATTACGCCGCTACCGAAAGTGCGCCGTTTGGTGAACGTCAAATATGATTCGTTTGAATCCGCATTGCGTAACGCACCATTTATGGTGCAGGCGCAAGCACTCTCGGTAGAAACTGTCGACTCGAAAGTTTTGAATCTTGCGAAAGAAGATATTGTTTGGCACTCCGTAAAATCGCTGATCACCGATGTACCGAATAAAGAGATGCTTGGGCTGAACATTGTTGAGTTTAGTGGCGATGATGCAGATGAAATCAATCGTTTGACTGATAGCTTATGCCAGCGCCTTGATGAATTGATGGCGAGTCAGCAAGCGGGCGTGATTGGCTACCAAGTTTGTCATGACCTTGCTGATATTACTCGTATCTATAATATGCGCAAAAAAGCAGTGGGATTATTGGGTAACAGCAAAGGTGCCGCGAAACCCATCCCATTTGTTGAGGATACCTGTGTACCACCGGAGCATCTTGCGGATTATATCGAGGAATTCAGAGCGCTACTGGATAGCCATAAACTAAATTATGGGATGTTTGGTCATGTGGATGCAGGTGTTTTACACGTTCGCCCAGCATTAGATATGTGCGACCCTCAGCAAGAAATGTTAATGAAGCAAATTTCGGATGAAATTGTTACTTTGACTGCAAAATATGGCGGCTTACTGTGGGGGGAACACGGTAAAGGCTTCAGAGCGCAATATAGCCCAGAATTCTTTGGTGAAGTGCTTTACGGTGAGCTGCGTAATATTAAGGCGGCATTTGATCCCTATAACCGTTTGAACCCCGGAAAAATTTGTCCACCAGCGGGTATCGATGCCCCAATGAAACAGGTGGATGCAACCAAACGCGGCACATACGATCGTCAAATCCCAATTCAAATACGCCAAGAGTTCCGAGGTGCGATGGATTGTAACGGCAACGGGCTTTGTTTCAACTTTGATGTAAAAAGTCAAATGTGCCCATCGATGAAAATTAGCCGCCAGCGCGTGCATTCACCGAAAGGTCGTGCAACGTTAGTTCGAGAATGGCTGCGTTTATTGGCGGAGCAGGGCGTTACAGCAGAGCAAATTGAAAAAGGCGTGAAAAGCGAGTCTCCATCGTTACGTGGGTTGATTGAAAAAACGCGTAACTCATGGCGGGCGAAGCAAGGGGATTATGATTTCTCCCATGAAGTAAAAGAGTCAATGTCTGGGTGTTTAGCCTGTAAAGCGTGCTCGACTCAGTGCCCCATTAAAATTGATGTGCCGTCTTTCCGGGCAAAATTTCTTGCGCTATATCATAGCCGTTACTTGCGACCAGTTCGTGACCATATTGTGGCGAATGTGGAAGCTAGTGCTCCGTTAATGTCAAAAGCACCGGGCGTTTTTAACTTCTTCTTGCGTCAAACGGTGGTTCAGAAACTGAGCGAACACACTATTGGTATGGTGGATTTACCGTTATTTTCTCAACCGACGCTGAAACAGGAGTTATCAGGGCATGCAGCGACCTCCCTGACATTAGAACAACTTGAAGGAATGTCTGCTAGCCAGCGCGAAAAACATGTGCTCGTGGTGCAAGACCCGTTCACTAGCTACTATGATGCAAAAGTGGTGGTGGATTTTGTTCGTCTGATCGAAAAGTTAGGCTATAAGCCTGTGTTACTCCCATTCTCACCGAATGGCAAAGCACAACATATCAAAGGTTTCTTAAGCCGTTTTGCGAAAACTGCACGTAAAACATCAGACTTTTTAAATCGTGTTGCTAAACTGCAATTACCGATGGTGGGTGTCGACCCTGCATTGGTACTGTGTTATCGCGATGAATATCATGAAATTTTAGGTGAGGAGCAATGCCAATTTACGGTAATGCTGGCTCATGAATGGCTAATCTCATTACCGGAACAAACCAAAAATGACGGAACTGATGAGCAGCCTTGGTATCTCTTTGGTCACTGTACCGAATCAACGGCATTACCCAATAGCGCCAACCAATGGGCTGCACTGTTTTCCCGTTACGGGCGTAAACTCACTAATGTGAGTGTTGGATGCTGTGGAATGGCGGGAACTTATGGTCATGAAGTCGCTAACCTTGAGAATTCAAAAGGTATTTACAATCTATCGTGGAAACCTGCGATAGAAAAACTACCCCTAGAACGCTGCTTAAGTTCGGGATATTCTTGTCGTAGCCAAGTAAAACGAATGGAAAAAACGGCAATCAAACACCCAATTCAAGCCTTACTGGAGATTGTTTCATGATTTGGAAGCGTCAATTTAACTTGCAACAAATGGCGGCAATGGCTGAAAGCTGTATGTTAGGCCATATAGGGATTGAAATTACAGGCTTTGGTGATGACTACCTTGAAGGTACCATGCCAGTCGACCATCGCACCAAACAGCCTTTTGGTTTGCTACACGGTGGTGCTTCGGTTGTATTGGCTGAATCCTTAGGTTCAATCGCAGGCTACCTATGCAGTGAAGGTGATCAACGTGTAGTTGGTGTGGAAATTAACGCAAACCATATTCGTGCAGCGCGAGAAGGTGTGGTGAGAGGTGTATGCAAACCGATTCATCTAGGGCGCCGTCAGCAAGTGTGGAATATCGAAATTTTTAACGAGAAAAACCAACTGTGTTGCACCTCCCGTTTAACAACTGCCGTATTGTTTGAATAATCAGCAGTTTGTTTCTTCTGATACCCTCAGTTTATTTGAGGGTATCAATCCTATATTTATCTTTCATATCAATTCTTTATAACTTATCTAATTTATTCATTCTCATTCAATGAATGTGGTACTAAACCGAATATCACTTTATTAATTTGTGTTATTTTTATGTACTCAATAATACATAAAAAACATTATCATGAATGAGATTTATTTCTTAATTATTAATTGGTTAGATATTTCCATAAACTAAAATCCTGTCAGTAAACCGTTCTCATCGCTATAACCTCTTAAAACAAATGGTTGAAGTCATATGGGTAATCATTACCATGTCATATAGAGAAGAAATCGCTGATAACAGGCTGAAAAACCATAAGAAAAGTGAGGTCAATATGACTGGTGGTGTAGAAACATTTTCATTGGATGAAAATTCATGGCAGGGCGTCAGCCTAACCCCAAGTGCCGCTAAACAGATCAATAAGTTAGTTCTTCAAACACCGAATAGTAAAGGTCTATCCCTCGGCGTGAAACAGTCGGGATGTGCAGGTTTTGGATACGTCTTCGAGATGATTGAAAACCCAACCGATGACCACTTAGTGTTTGAACTCGATGGCGCACACTTGTATGTGCCTAAAAAAGCAATGCCATTCATTGATGGCACGGTAGTGGATTATGTCCAAGAAGGGCTTAACCATATTTTTAAATTTAATAACCCGAAAGCTCAACATGCCTGTGGGTGTGGTGAAAGCTTCGGCGTTTAACTTGTGAAGCTAGATTATGTCTCAGAGCAATGTAGAAGTTGGCGAAGATGTTCAAAGCTGGCTTGATGAAAAACGTTATAAAGAAGGCTTTTTTACCCAAGTTGCCACCGATGAGATGGCAAAAGGGCTAAATGAAGAGGTGGTTCGTGCTATTTCTGCGAAGCGTAATGAACCTGAGTGGATGCTGCAATTTCGTCTTGATGCCTTTAATCACTGGAAAGGCATGGAAGAGCCACACTGGCTGAAAGCCCATTATCCAAATTTGGATTACCAAGATTATAGCTATTATTCCGCGCCATCTTGCGGGTCGTGTGATGATGCCTGTGGTTCACAGCCAGGCGCGACACAATCAACAGGCGCTGCGGAAGAAGCGAATTACCTGACGAGCGAAGTGGAAGATGCCTTCAATCAGCTTGGTGTGCCTGTCCGTGAAGGCAGTAAAGTGGCGGTAGATGCGATTTTTGACTCCGTTTCTGTATCAACAACCTACCGTGGCGATTTAGCCAAGCACGGGATCATTTTCTGCTCGTTCAGCGAAGCTATTCAAGAATACCCTGAGCTGGTTCAAAAATATTTAGGTAGCGTCGTCTCGAGTCACGATAACTTTTTTGCTGCACTGAATGCAGCCGTGGCATCGGACGGAACTTTTGTTTACATCCCGAAAGGGGTGCGTTGCCCTATGGAGTTATCGACTTATTTCCGTATTAATGCGGCAAAAACAGGGCAATTTGAACGCACAATATTAATTGCCGACGAAGGCAGTTATGTGAGTTACATCGAAGGGTGTTCAGCACCAGTGAGGGATAGCTATCAATTGCACGCAGCTGTTGTGGAAGTGATTATCCATAAAGATGCCGAAGTGAAGTACTCGACAGTTCAAAACTGGTTCTCGGGTGGTGATAGCGAAACGGGGGGAATTCTCAATTTCGTGACTAAGCGTGCCCTGTGCGAAGGGGAAAATTCCAAAATGTCATGGACACAATCCGAAACAGGTTCTGCCATTACGTGGAAATACCCAAGCGTGATTTTAAAAGGGGATAACTCTGTTGGGGAATTTTTCTCTGTCGCGCTGACCAACGGTAACCAACAAGCGGATACGGGCACCAAAATGATCCACATTGGCAAAAATACCCGCTCAACGATTATCTCAAAAGGGATTTCGGCAGGTAAAAGCCAAAATAGTTATCGTGGGCTCGTCAAAATACTTCCGAGTGCCCATAACGCTCGTAATTTTACCCAATGTGACTCCATGCTGATTGGTACCCAATGTGGCGCTCATACCTTCCCGTATGTGGAAGTGAAGAACAATACCGCGCAATTAGAACATGAAGCGACAACGTCGCGCATTGGTGAAGACCAGCTGTTTTATTGCTTGCAACGTGGGATCAGCGAAGATGACGCTATCTCAATGATTGTTAACGGCTTCTGTAAAGATGTTTTCTCAGAATTGCCACTAGAGTTTGCCGTTGAGGCACAAAAATTATTGGCTATCAGCTTAGAACACAGTGTGGGCTGATCCTAACCGAGTTTAGTTGCGCTTGAGCGCTAAAGGCATGTTGATATGTTAAGTATTAAAGATTTACATGTAAGTGTAGAAGGTAATGAAATTTTAAAAGGGCTGTCTCTGGAAATTAAACCGGGTGAAGTTCATGCGATTATGGGACCAAACGGTTCGGGTAAAAGTACTTTGTCCGCAACCCTAGCAGGCCGTGAAGATTACCAAATTGATAGTGGTGAAGTGACATTCAACGGTAAGGATTTACTTGAGTTAGATCCAGAGGAACGCGCGGGTGAAGGGATTTTTCTTGCATTCCAATATCCGGTTGAAATTCCGGGTGTGAGTAACCAATTTTTCCTGCAAACGTCAGTGAATGCGGTGCGCGAATATCGCCAGCAAGAGGCGTTAGACCGCTTTGATTTCCAAGATTTTATCGAAGATAAAATCGAATTGTTGGATATGCCACAAGACCTGCTTACTCGTTCAGTTAACGTAGGTTTCTCCGGTGGAGAGAAAAAACGGAATGACATTTTACAGATGGCAGCGTTAGAGCCTAAGTTATGTATTTTAGATGAAACCGATTCGGGTTTAGATATCGATGCGCTAAAAATCGTCTCCAATGGCGTGAATTCACTACGTACACCAGAGCGTTCATTTATTATCGTGACCCACTATCAGCGAATTTTGGACTATGTAAAACCTGATTTTGTTCACGTCCTGTATCAAGGAAAAATCATCAAATCCGGTGATTTCAGTTTAGCGAAAAAACTGGAGGAGCAAGGCTATGGCTGGCTTATTGACCAACAGTGAAAGAGCGGAAAAACGCGCTGCGGTTGATGCTTTAAATCAGCAGGCAATGCGCCGTTTTGAAACGCTATATGAGCAAGGATTAGGTGGAAAATCTCAGCACGCTCAAACCCATTGGAGCCTTGCTAAACACGTAGGGCTGCCCGCTTTTCGTCATGAAGACTGGCACTATACTCCGTTAAACAGCGTGTTAAATACCCACTACCGTTTTAGCTCACAAGAACAGCAGGCACCGCTAAGTGACGCACTCGCATTAGCTATCGATGCCTATCGTGTTGTGTTGGTGGATGGACGCTACAATGCGGAACTGAGCTCTGTCGATACGGGGGAATTTCAAGTTTCTCTGCTCGATAGCCAAGACTGGCTACCAGATGCGGTGAACAGCGAGATTTTCTTACATTTAACGGAATGCCTAGCGGCTCAACCGCTTATCATCCAGTTAGCTGCCAATAAAGTTGCGACTAAGCCACTCTATTTACTGAATATCTCCAGTGGTAGCCATGATCCAAGCTCAATGAACATGAGCCAATATCGCTATCATTTGACTCTGGGGAACAATAGCCAGTCTCAAGTGATTGAACACTTTGTCAGTTTAGATGACCAAGCGCATCTTACTGGTGGGCGTTTAACGGTTGAAGTGGGTGATAACGCTCAGTTTACCCATTTCAAACTGATGACAGAAAACCCACAGGCGCAGCACTTTGCTCATAATGACATTGTGGTGGGGCGTGATAGCCAAGTGAAAAGTAGCTGCTTTTTATTAGGTGCAGGGCTAACCCGTCATCATACAAGTAGCCGTCTTGACGGTGAAAATACGGAATTCGAGTTAAACAGCCTGTTGTTGCCGCAAGGTAATGAAATTGCCGACACACGCAGCTATCTTGAACACAATGCGGGTTATTGTAATAGCCGACAGCTGCATAAAGTGATCGCCATGGATAGCAGCAAAGCGGTATTCAACGGGATGATCAAAGTTGACCCTAACGCGCTGAAAACAGACGGTCAAATGACTAACAATACTCTGTTACTGGGTGAAAAAGCGGAAATTGACACGAAGCCTCAACTGGAGATCTATGCTGATGACGTGAAGTGTGGTCATGGGGCAACGGTTGGGCGCATCGATGATGAGCAACTCTTTTATCTACGCTCTAGAGGGATTGATAGTCAAGCTGCTAAACAGATGATTATCAATGCATTCGCAGCTGAATTAACCGAATCTATTACCATCGATGGGTTAAAACAGGCCGTGATGGCGAATATTCATCAACGCTTAGCGGAGGTGTAAACCGATGTTATTTGATGTTGAATCGGTCAGGCAGGATTTTCCTGCCTTAGCGCAATCCGTGAATAACCATCCATTGGTCTATTTAGATAGTGCGGCGAGTGCTCAAAAGCCTCAGCAGGTTGTGGATGCAGAGAGTCAATTTACGTTGCATCAATACGCGGCAGTGCACCGTGGGGTTCATACGTTAAGCGCGAATGCCACCACGCTGGTGGAAAATGTTCGCCAAAAAGCCGCGGATTTTTTGCATGCGGCCTCCCCTGAAGAGATAGTGTTTGTCAAAGGGACGACGGAAGGGATTAACCTTGTTGCTAATAGCTTTGGGCGCCAGTTTATCCAGCAAGGTGATAATATTATTATCACTGAAATGGAGCACCATGCGAACATTGTTCCTTGGTTTATGTTGGCGCAAGAGCGTGGCTTTGAAGTCAGAATCCTGCCTATCCTTGAGGATGGTACCCTCGATGCCACTCAGCTCGCACAACTCATCGATGTGCGTACAAAACTCTTCAGTTTCACTCATATTTCCAATGTGCTTGGTACCGTTAATCCGGTGAAAAAATTGATTTCACAAGCGCGTGAAATTGCAGGGAGGTATGGAAATAGGCTGACCATCCTCGTGGATGGTGCACAAGGGGCGATGCATCAACAGGTGGATGTACAAGCGCTAGATTGCGATTTTTATGTTTGTTCAGGCCATAAGCTATATGGACCAACCGGTATTGGGATCCTCTACGGCAAGAAGGCATTGCTTGAAAAAATGCCGCCTTGGGAAGGGGGTGGGGCGATGATCCGCCAAGTCAGCCTGAAAAAAGGAGTCACATTTGCGGACATTCCATGGCGATTTGAAGCTGGCACCCCAAATATTAGTGGTATCATTGGGTTAGGCGCAGCTTTAGACTATCTCAATGAGTTAGGATTAAGCGAAACTTTTACGTATGAAAAGCAATTGATGCAATATGCGACGGATTTGCTTAAGCAAGTGCCTTCCCTTCATTTATATGGGAATGACCAACGTGAAGGCGTGATAGCCTTTAATTTAGGTGAACATCATGCTTATGATGTTGGGGCATTTCTGGATAGATATGGGATTGCTATTCGTACTGGGCACCACTGTGCTATGCCATTAATGGAACATTATCAAGTTCCTGCGATGTGTCGGGCATCTATTGGTGTTTATACGACTAAGCAGGATATCGATGCTTTGTATAATGCGTTACTGCGTGTTAAACAATTACTTGGCTAGATACCGATGGTATATCGAAGTCACCGTATTGCAGCAAATAGAGATTGTAGCAGATAGAGAGAAGGAAATATTATGTCGGCGTTACCCGATGAAGCGAAGCTATTACGCAATTTTGCACGTTGCCAAGATTGGGAAGAACGCTATTTGTATATGATTGAACTGGGCGGGCGATTACCTGCGTTATCTGAAGCTCAACAGGTGGATGATAACTTGATAGCAGGTTGCCAAAGCCAAGTGTGGATTGATATGCAAAAACAACCGGATGGTCATGTTGTTCTTGCCGGAGATAGTGATGCCGCTATTGTTAAAGGGTTAGTGGCGATTGTGATTATTCTCTTTCAAGGAAAAACACCTGAACAGATCCTTGCTGTGGATGTAAAACACTTTTTCCAGCAATTGGCGCTTGAGCAGCATCTTACGCCTTCTCGGACTCAAGGTTTAAATGGCATGATTAAGTCGATTTTAGCGCGAGCTCACCAACTTCTTTAAGTACTCAGTGGGAAATTGTCGGAATTTCCCACACTTTTCTTTTCTTCCTATTATTTTTATCCTAGAAAATATACCTAAGTAACTCACTGTATTTTATTGCTAAACTAACAATGACGAGACAAAGTTAGCTCACATTCAAATTATTAGCAGACTAAAATATTTATTAAGTATTAAAGATATTCGAGATAGTTGCTATTATGAGCGATATTGTTTGAATTTTGTAATGAATCTTATTTTCCTTGGAGTAGGTATGAAAAGAGTTTTGACGGCGGTAAGTCTGTTTGTCATGAGTGCGGTGCTGGCACCAGCGCAGGCTAAAGATTATCCATTACCCAATAACAACACACGCCTGATCGGGGAAAATATCACCTATGTGGTGCCTAACGATGGGCGCCCACTGGAAGCTATCGCAAGCGACTATCAGATTGGTTTGTTGGCGATGTTAGAGGCGAACCCAGGAACAGACCCTTATTTACCTGAAGTGGGTAAGCCACTGATTATTCCTGCTCAAATGTTATTACCTTCGACACCGCGTACCGGTATCGTGATTAACTTAGCGGAAATGCGTCTTTATTATTACCCTGAAAATAGCCATAAAGTGGCTGTGTATCCGATCGGTATTGGTCAGCTAGGACGAGATACACCTGAAATGGTGACGTCCATTAGCCAATTGATTAAAGACCCTACATGGACACCAACCACCAATATCCGTAAACATTATGCACAGCAGGGTATCACACTCCCGGCGGTGGTACCTGCTGGTCCAGAAAACCCGATGGGGCTGTATGCCTTACGCCTGTCTTATGGTCGTGGTGAATACTTGATCCACGGTACTAACGCCAATTTTGGTATTGGTATGCGTGTTAGCTCTGGCTGTATTCGTCTACGCCCAGATGATATTAAAGCACTGTTTACTAACGTACCAAAAGGAACGCGCGTTCAAGTTATCGATCAGCCAGTTAAATATGCAAAAGAGCCAGATGGTAGCTATTACATTGAGGTGCATCAGCCATTGTCACGTAAAGACAGTGATGACCCACAGACAATGCCAATCAAGCTGACTGAAGATTTCCAAGCGTTTTTAGCGAGTAACCCAGGCATTGATAAAGCAAAAGTTCAAGCAGAGTTGTCTAGACGTTCAGGATTGCCAGTAAGGGTTAATGTTGGGGATGATTCAGAATCGATGAAACGCGATTATCAGCAATTAAAACCAATTGCGCCATTCACGATTACTCAACCACAACCTGTGTTTGAAGGAGAAGTGAAGTCTTCAATTCCTGCCAAATATCAGTCATTTAAAAGCTAATGACTGCCTACCTTAAATGAGTTTTGAAGTAAAAAATAAGGGCCTATAAAATAGGCCCTCAACAATAATTCAGCTATTAAGCTTTTCTAGATAACATCAAGCCGGACTTATTTTTTGTAAGTACGTACTTGGTTGTCCAGACGTTGGTTTGCACGAGCTGCTTCTTCTTGTGCAGTTTGTACATCAGAACGCAGAGACTGAACGTCGTTGCTCAGTTGGTCAACTTTACCGTTCAGAGTTTGCACGTCTGAAGAGAGCTTTTGCACTTCAGTGCTGTTAGAACAACCCGCCAGTAATGCTGAAGCTAATACGATAGAGCCCAGTACAATTTTAGTACGAATCATTATTTTACCCTCTAGATTGATTTATCTTGAAAATATAAAAGCAAGTAACCAAAAAATAGACTTAAGAGCGTTATCTTAAAGCTACCTCTATCCCTTTAAAACAACCTAATGTAAATTAGGGTATGGTACTTACTAAGTCTTATGCTAGTACGTAATTCAAAGTTTTGCTAGAAATACTTTATATTTAACAGGGTGAAAACGAATAAAAATTTCAATTAAGGGTTATTTAGTTTGAAATTTGAGCGAATGGTTATCGTTTTATGATTTATTTTGTAAATGCTTTGTAATCAAAATCTGGGTGAATTATATCTTCGCGGATCATAACGTAACTTATTGAAATTATGTTTCGCACGGATTGCTAAATTTCAGTTATTCCAGATAATAAAAAACCCTACTGCCGTGAAGCAATAGGGTTAATGTCACGCTAGATTATGCAGGACAACTGTGATGCAAGACAACTACAGAACATGTACTGATGAGGTATTTGTTGTACCACTTTGTACTAATGCTCCGGATACCATCACGACGGCA
This window encodes:
- the sufD gene encoding Fe-S cluster assembly protein SufD; translated protein: MAGLLTNSERAEKRAAVDALNQQAMRRFETLYEQGLGGKSQHAQTHWSLAKHVGLPAFRHEDWHYTPLNSVLNTHYRFSSQEQQAPLSDALALAIDAYRVVLVDGRYNAELSSVDTGEFQVSLLDSQDWLPDAVNSEIFLHLTECLAAQPLIIQLAANKVATKPLYLLNISSGSHDPSSMNMSQYRYHLTLGNNSQSQVIEHFVSLDDQAHLTGGRLTVEVGDNAQFTHFKLMTENPQAQHFAHNDIVVGRDSQVKSSCFLLGAGLTRHHTSSRLDGENTEFELNSLLLPQGNEIADTRSYLEHNAGYCNSRQLHKVIAMDSSKAVFNGMIKVDPNALKTDGQMTNNTLLLGEKAEIDTKPQLEIYADDVKCGHGATVGRIDDEQLFYLRSRGIDSQAAKQMIINAFAAELTESITIDGLKQAVMANIHQRLAEV
- the ydiJ gene encoding D-2-hydroxyglutarate dehydrogenase YdiJ, whose product is MIPRISEAPHLSQLAIQFLHELQQQGFTGDTGTSYAERLSMATDNSIYQLLPQAVIFPRSSADVQIITRVAGQDKYRELSFTPRGGGTGTNGQSLTEGIVVDMSRYMNRILEINPEQGWVKVEAGVIKDQLNQFLKPYGYFFSPELSTSNRATLGGMINTDASGQGSLVYGKTSDHVLGVKAMVLGGACLDTRAMPIELAQTIALEDSVEGRIYKTVLERCLEQRPLIEEKFPKLNRFLTGYDLRHVFNDDLTQFDLTRILTGSEGSLAFITEATLDITPLPKVRRLVNVKYDSFESALRNAPFMVQAQALSVETVDSKVLNLAKEDIVWHSVKSLITDVPNKEMLGLNIVEFSGDDADEINRLTDSLCQRLDELMASQQAGVIGYQVCHDLADITRIYNMRKKAVGLLGNSKGAAKPIPFVEDTCVPPEHLADYIEEFRALLDSHKLNYGMFGHVDAGVLHVRPALDMCDPQQEMLMKQISDEIVTLTAKYGGLLWGEHGKGFRAQYSPEFFGEVLYGELRNIKAAFDPYNRLNPGKICPPAGIDAPMKQVDATKRGTYDRQIPIQIRQEFRGAMDCNGNGLCFNFDVKSQMCPSMKISRQRVHSPKGRATLVREWLRLLAEQGVTAEQIEKGVKSESPSLRGLIEKTRNSWRAKQGDYDFSHEVKESMSGCLACKACSTQCPIKIDVPSFRAKFLALYHSRYLRPVRDHIVANVEASAPLMSKAPGVFNFFLRQTVVQKLSEHTIGMVDLPLFSQPTLKQELSGHAATSLTLEQLEGMSASQREKHVLVVQDPFTSYYDAKVVVDFVRLIEKLGYKPVLLPFSPNGKAQHIKGFLSRFAKTARKTSDFLNRVAKLQLPMVGVDPALVLCYRDEYHEILGEEQCQFTVMLAHEWLISLPEQTKNDGTDEQPWYLFGHCTESTALPNSANQWAALFSRYGRKLTNVSVGCCGMAGTYGHEVANLENSKGIYNLSWKPAIEKLPLERCLSSGYSCRSQVKRMEKTAIKHPIQALLEIVS
- the sufB gene encoding Fe-S cluster assembly protein SufB; the protein is MSQSNVEVGEDVQSWLDEKRYKEGFFTQVATDEMAKGLNEEVVRAISAKRNEPEWMLQFRLDAFNHWKGMEEPHWLKAHYPNLDYQDYSYYSAPSCGSCDDACGSQPGATQSTGAAEEANYLTSEVEDAFNQLGVPVREGSKVAVDAIFDSVSVSTTYRGDLAKHGIIFCSFSEAIQEYPELVQKYLGSVVSSHDNFFAALNAAVASDGTFVYIPKGVRCPMELSTYFRINAAKTGQFERTILIADEGSYVSYIEGCSAPVRDSYQLHAAVVEVIIHKDAEVKYSTVQNWFSGGDSETGGILNFVTKRALCEGENSKMSWTQSETGSAITWKYPSVILKGDNSVGEFFSVALTNGNQQADTGTKMIHIGKNTRSTIISKGISAGKSQNSYRGLVKILPSAHNARNFTQCDSMLIGTQCGAHTFPYVEVKNNTAQLEHEATTSRIGEDQLFYCLQRGISEDDAISMIVNGFCKDVFSELPLEFAVEAQKLLAISLEHSVG
- a CDS encoding L,D-transpeptidase family protein, which gives rise to MKRVLTAVSLFVMSAVLAPAQAKDYPLPNNNTRLIGENITYVVPNDGRPLEAIASDYQIGLLAMLEANPGTDPYLPEVGKPLIIPAQMLLPSTPRTGIVINLAEMRLYYYPENSHKVAVYPIGIGQLGRDTPEMVTSISQLIKDPTWTPTTNIRKHYAQQGITLPAVVPAGPENPMGLYALRLSYGRGEYLIHGTNANFGIGMRVSSGCIRLRPDDIKALFTNVPKGTRVQVIDQPVKYAKEPDGSYYIEVHQPLSRKDSDDPQTMPIKLTEDFQAFLASNPGIDKAKVQAELSRRSGLPVRVNVGDDSESMKRDYQQLKPIAPFTITQPQPVFEGEVKSSIPAKYQSFKS
- a CDS encoding hotdog fold thioesterase, with the translated sequence MIWKRQFNLQQMAAMAESCMLGHIGIEITGFGDDYLEGTMPVDHRTKQPFGLLHGGASVVLAESLGSIAGYLCSEGDQRVVGVEINANHIRAAREGVVRGVCKPIHLGRRQQVWNIEIFNEKNQLCCTSRLTTAVLFE
- the sufC gene encoding Fe-S cluster assembly ATPase SufC — its product is MLSIKDLHVSVEGNEILKGLSLEIKPGEVHAIMGPNGSGKSTLSATLAGREDYQIDSGEVTFNGKDLLELDPEERAGEGIFLAFQYPVEIPGVSNQFFLQTSVNAVREYRQQEALDRFDFQDFIEDKIELLDMPQDLLTRSVNVGFSGGEKKRNDILQMAALEPKLCILDETDSGLDIDALKIVSNGVNSLRTPERSFIIVTHYQRILDYVKPDFVHVLYQGKIIKSGDFSLAKKLEEQGYGWLIDQQ
- the sufA gene encoding Fe-S cluster assembly scaffold SufA encodes the protein MTGGVETFSLDENSWQGVSLTPSAAKQINKLVLQTPNSKGLSLGVKQSGCAGFGYVFEMIENPTDDHLVFELDGAHLYVPKKAMPFIDGTVVDYVQEGLNHIFKFNNPKAQHACGCGESFGV
- the sufS gene encoding cysteine desulfurase SufS; amino-acid sequence: MLFDVESVRQDFPALAQSVNNHPLVYLDSAASAQKPQQVVDAESQFTLHQYAAVHRGVHTLSANATTLVENVRQKAADFLHAASPEEIVFVKGTTEGINLVANSFGRQFIQQGDNIIITEMEHHANIVPWFMLAQERGFEVRILPILEDGTLDATQLAQLIDVRTKLFSFTHISNVLGTVNPVKKLISQAREIAGRYGNRLTILVDGAQGAMHQQVDVQALDCDFYVCSGHKLYGPTGIGILYGKKALLEKMPPWEGGGAMIRQVSLKKGVTFADIPWRFEAGTPNISGIIGLGAALDYLNELGLSETFTYEKQLMQYATDLLKQVPSLHLYGNDQREGVIAFNLGEHHAYDVGAFLDRYGIAIRTGHHCAMPLMEHYQVPAMCRASIGVYTTKQDIDALYNALLRVKQLLG
- a CDS encoding major outer membrane lipoprotein, yielding MIRTKIVLGSIVLASALLAGCSNSTEVQKLSSDVQTLNGKVDQLSNDVQSLRSDVQTAQEEAARANQRLDNQVRTYKK
- the sufE gene encoding cysteine desulfuration protein SufE, whose protein sequence is MSALPDEAKLLRNFARCQDWEERYLYMIELGGRLPALSEAQQVDDNLIAGCQSQVWIDMQKQPDGHVVLAGDSDAAIVKGLVAIVIILFQGKTPEQILAVDVKHFFQQLALEQHLTPSRTQGLNGMIKSILARAHQLL